Proteins from a genomic interval of Bradyrhizobium sp. CCBAU 53340:
- a CDS encoding universal stress protein, with the protein MTYATVMVSLALDQPNNARLEVAGELAERFEAAIVGIAAARFAPPLYFTDGAEAQRLIDQEEGSVKRHLADLEAEFRAATRTRSGRAEWRSAMDFPARYVLAQARCADIVVSGGQSRTFSDAFSQVGPRDLVMQIGRPLLLVPDRTNWLNLRSVLVAWKDTPEARRAVADALPMLRKAKDVVVVEIPEADDDHSAVMTHVSDVAAWLARHGVTATAHVPETRNEGAAAQLERIAGEVGAGLIVAGAYGHSRFRELILGGVTEYLVTQTARCVLLSH; encoded by the coding sequence ATGACATACGCGACCGTGATGGTCAGCCTGGCGCTGGATCAGCCCAACAATGCACGCCTTGAGGTCGCCGGCGAACTCGCCGAACGATTCGAGGCGGCGATCGTCGGGATCGCTGCCGCGCGATTCGCTCCGCCGCTTTATTTCACTGACGGTGCCGAGGCCCAGCGGCTGATCGATCAGGAGGAGGGCTCCGTCAAGCGGCACCTTGCCGATCTGGAGGCGGAATTCCGCGCCGCGACCAGGACGCGCAGCGGGCGTGCGGAATGGCGCAGTGCCATGGATTTTCCCGCGCGATACGTCCTGGCGCAGGCGCGTTGCGCCGACATCGTCGTCAGCGGCGGCCAGAGCCGGACCTTCTCCGACGCTTTTTCGCAGGTCGGCCCCCGGGACCTGGTGATGCAGATCGGCCGGCCGCTGCTGCTCGTGCCCGACCGGACCAACTGGCTCAACTTGCGCAGCGTGCTGGTGGCCTGGAAGGACACGCCCGAGGCGCGGCGGGCGGTGGCCGACGCACTGCCGATGCTGCGCAAGGCCAAGGACGTCGTCGTCGTCGAGATTCCGGAAGCGGACGATGACCACTCGGCGGTGATGACCCATGTCAGCGACGTCGCCGCCTGGCTCGCCCGCCACGGCGTCACCGCGACGGCGCACGTCCCGGAGACGAGGAACGAAGGTGCCGCTGCGCAATTGGAGAGGATCGCCGGCGAGGTCGGTGCCGGCCTGATCGTCGCTGGTGCCTACGGTCATTCCCGCTTCCGCGAGCTGATTCTCGGCGGCGTCACTGAATATCTGGTCACGCAGACCGCCCGCTGCGTGCTGTTGTCGCACTGA
- the fixL gene encoding sensor protein FixL, protein MSPTRVTHPPDDHRGEHFRVRIEGFGVGTWDLDLTTRELEWSETARMLLGAEQGQPASYPLFLSRLEPADRDRVETAIKQVAGHGGGFDVSFRIAGTSDRGKWIRARAGLIRDEAGVARHLSGIFLDIDEEKQVEEALRTRETHLRSILHTVPDAMIVIDGRGIIQLFSTAAERLFGWSEHEAIGQNVSILMPEPDRTRHDSYIARYRSTNDPHIIGIGRIVTGKRRDGTTFPMHLSIGEMQSGGEPYFTGFVRDLTEHQQTQARLQELQTELMHVSRLTAMGEMASALAHEINQPLAAISNYMKGSRRLLAESQDPNTPKIESALDRASEQALRAGQIIRRLRDFVARGESEKRIESLSKLIEEAGALGLAGAREQNVQLRFNLDANADLVLADRVQIQQVLVNLFRNALEAMAQSPRRELVVANRCIGGDMIEVEVSDTGPGFRDDVIPNLFQTFFTTKETGMGVGLSISRSIIEAHGGRMVAENNASGGATFRFTLPAADET, encoded by the coding sequence TTGTCGCCGACCCGCGTCACGCATCCGCCAGACGACCATCGCGGCGAGCATTTCCGGGTCCGGATCGAGGGATTCGGCGTCGGCACGTGGGATCTCGACCTCACGACGCGCGAGCTGGAATGGTCGGAAACCGCGCGGATGCTGCTCGGGGCCGAGCAGGGCCAGCCGGCGAGCTATCCCCTGTTCCTATCTCGTCTCGAACCCGCGGATCGCGACCGCGTCGAGACGGCGATCAAGCAGGTCGCCGGGCATGGCGGCGGTTTCGACGTCTCCTTCAGGATTGCCGGGACGTCCGACCGCGGCAAATGGATCAGGGCCCGCGCCGGTCTGATCCGGGACGAGGCCGGCGTCGCCCGGCATCTCAGCGGCATCTTCCTCGACATCGACGAGGAGAAGCAGGTCGAGGAAGCGCTGCGGACGCGCGAGACCCATCTCCGCTCCATCCTTCACACCGTGCCGGATGCCATGATCGTCATCGACGGCCGCGGCATCATTCAGCTGTTCAGCACGGCGGCGGAGCGACTGTTCGGCTGGTCCGAGCACGAGGCGATCGGCCAGAACGTCAGCATCCTGATGCCGGAGCCGGACCGCACCCGCCACGACAGCTACATCGCGCGCTATCGCAGCACGAACGATCCGCACATCATCGGCATCGGCCGCATCGTGACCGGCAAGCGCCGCGACGGGACCACCTTTCCGATGCACCTGTCGATCGGCGAGATGCAGTCGGGTGGCGAGCCTTATTTCACCGGCTTCGTCCGCGACCTCACCGAGCACCAGCAGACCCAGGCGCGGCTCCAGGAATTGCAGACAGAGCTCATGCATGTCTCGCGGCTGACCGCGATGGGCGAGATGGCCTCCGCGCTCGCCCACGAGATCAACCAGCCGCTGGCGGCGATCAGCAACTACATGAAGGGGTCGCGGCGACTGCTCGCCGAGAGCCAGGACCCGAACACGCCGAAGATCGAAAGCGCGCTGGATCGCGCCTCGGAGCAGGCGCTGCGTGCCGGCCAGATCATCCGGCGGCTGCGCGATTTCGTCGCCCGCGGCGAATCCGAGAAGCGGATCGAGAGCCTGTCGAAACTGATCGAGGAAGCGGGCGCGCTCGGGCTCGCCGGTGCACGCGAGCAGAACGTTCAGCTCCGCTTCAATCTCGATGCCAACGCCGACCTCGTGCTCGCCGACCGGGTGCAGATCCAGCAGGTGCTGGTCAATCTGTTCCGCAACGCGTTGGAAGCGATGGCACAGTCGCCGCGGCGCGAGCTCGTCGTCGCCAACAGATGCATCGGTGGCGACATGATCGAGGTGGAGGTGTCGGACACCGGCCCCGGCTTCCGGGACGACGTCATTCCAAACCTGTTTCAGACCTTTTTCACCACCAAAGAGACCGGCATGGGCGTGGGATTGTCGATCAGCCGCTCGATCATCGAGGCTCACGGCGGCCGCATGGTGGCCGAGAACAACGCCTCGGGCGGCGCGACATTCCGCTTCACCCTGCCAGCAGCCGACGAGACCTGA
- the fixJ gene encoding response regulator FixJ, protein MTTKGHVYVIDDDEAMRDSLNFLLDSAGFGVALFDNAQAFLDALPGLAFGCVVSDIRMPGLDGIELLKLMKNQNSSFPILIMTGHGDVPLAVEAMKLGAVDFLEKPFEDDRLTAMIETAIRQAEPAAKSEAVAQDVAARVASLSPRERQVMEGLVAGLSNKLIAREYDISPRTIEVYRANVMTKMQASSLSELVRLAMRAGMLRD, encoded by the coding sequence ATGACGACCAAGGGACATGTTTACGTCATCGACGACGACGAGGCGATGCGGGACTCGCTCAACTTCCTGTTGGATTCGGCGGGCTTCGGCGTCGCGTTGTTCGACAACGCGCAAGCCTTCCTCGACGCCCTGCCCGGCCTCGCCTTCGGCTGTGTCGTCTCCGACATCAGGATGCCGGGCCTCGACGGGATCGAACTCCTGAAGCTGATGAAGAACCAGAACTCGTCGTTTCCGATCCTGATCATGACCGGCCACGGCGACGTGCCGCTCGCCGTCGAGGCGATGAAGCTTGGCGCCGTCGACTTCCTGGAAAAGCCGTTCGAGGACGACCGCCTGACCGCCATGATCGAGACCGCCATCCGCCAGGCTGAGCCTGCGGCCAAGAGCGAGGCCGTCGCCCAGGACGTTGCCGCGCGCGTTGCCTCCTTGAGCCCAAGGGAGCGTCAGGTCATGGAGGGGCTGGTCGCCGGACTCTCCAACAAGCTGATCGCCCGCGAGTACGACATCAGTCCGCGCACCATCGAGGTGTACCGGGCCAATGTCATGACCAAGATGCAGGCCAGCAGCCTCTCGGAATTGGTGCGACTGGCCATGCGTGCCGGCATGTTGCGGGATTGA
- a CDS encoding response regulator: MIETGSHTRRLPMAAPARPVVYVVDDDDAVLGSLRFLLETDGFAVRTFRSATALLNATSSSRADCYVIDYKMPGINGIDLAGRLRQFDADTPVILITGYPDGNISARAAAAGIKEVILKPLLDENLLKRIRSAIQDRPR, translated from the coding sequence ATGATCGAGACCGGCTCCCACACCCGGCGGCTGCCAATGGCAGCGCCCGCACGACCCGTCGTCTACGTGGTAGACGACGACGACGCCGTGCTGGGATCCCTGCGCTTCCTGCTGGAAACCGACGGCTTTGCGGTGCGGACCTTCCGGAGCGCCACGGCACTGCTCAACGCGACGAGCTCGTCGCGCGCGGACTGCTACGTGATCGACTACAAGATGCCGGGTATCAACGGCATCGATCTCGCCGGCCGGCTGCGTCAGTTCGACGCCGACACTCCGGTGATCCTGATCACCGGCTATCCGGACGGCAATATCTCGGCCCGCGCGGCGGCGGCAGGGATCAAAGAGGTGATTTTGAAGCCTCTTCTCGACGAAAACCTGCTCAAGCGCATCCGCAGCGCCATCCAGGATCGGCCGCGGTAA
- a CDS encoding helix-turn-helix domain-containing protein: MLTQTLNTQAINTQIGGKIAPVHPVSDQFGAITGHVGLVATEFSYRKDEEIYGEEEPAEYVYQVVSGAVRSYKLLSDGRRQIGAFHLSGDVFGLESGATHRLAAEAIIDTTVRLVKRTSLEKAAGTDVVVARKLWAMTAGELRHAEDHMLLLGRKTAMERVATFLLEMDRRLAVAGMMALPMCRRDIGDYLGLTLETVSRALSQLHSQGILGFSGARQIVLRNRQRLHNLDA; encoded by the coding sequence ATGCTGACCCAGACGCTCAACACCCAGGCGATCAACACTCAGATCGGTGGCAAGATTGCCCCCGTCCATCCCGTTTCCGACCAGTTCGGCGCGATCACCGGCCATGTCGGCCTGGTTGCCACCGAGTTCTCCTACCGCAAGGACGAAGAGATCTACGGCGAGGAAGAGCCGGCGGAATATGTCTACCAGGTCGTCTCCGGCGCAGTCCGCAGCTACAAGCTTCTCTCCGACGGCCGCCGCCAGATCGGCGCCTTCCACCTCTCCGGCGACGTGTTCGGCCTCGAATCCGGCGCGACCCATCGGCTCGCCGCCGAAGCCATCATCGACACCACGGTGCGCCTCGTGAAGCGGACCAGCCTCGAGAAGGCCGCCGGCACCGACGTCGTCGTCGCCCGCAAGCTCTGGGCCATGACGGCCGGCGAGCTGCGTCACGCCGAGGACCACATGCTGCTGCTCGGCCGCAAGACCGCGATGGAGCGGGTTGCGACCTTCCTGCTCGAAATGGACCGCCGCCTCGCCGTTGCCGGCATGATGGCGCTGCCGATGTGCCGCCGCGACATCGGCGACTATCTCGGCCTCACCCTCGAGACCGTCTCGCGCGCGCTGTCGCAGCTCCACAGCCAGGGCATCCTCGGCTTTTCCGGTGCCCGCCAGATCGTGCTGCGCAACCGCCAGCGCCTGCACAATCTCGACGCCTGA
- a CDS encoding MFS transporter, translating to MLLSRKPHHEKREGRVEQDNVAVPVLAGIPAPSRRSLRGLDWFIFFLADVQTGFGPFIAVYLTTQKWTQVEIGFVLSIGGIVALIGQMPGGAIIDAAKSERLVAALAIATIGCCALAYAAMPLFPVVVTAATLHAAASCVLGPAIAAISLGLVGPLAIGERLGRNARFASLGNGVAAAVMGTAGYLLSSRSVFLVTFLLAIPTLIALSRIREEEVDIARCHGEMPREAPEPGDTNIWHLVRQRPLIVFALSVLLLQLANASMMPLMASAVTARSSQWATVLVAACIIVPQAIVALLSPSVGRQAQIWGRRPLLLIGFGALTIRGLLFATVRDPYLLVAVQVFDGFTAAVFAVMIPLIVADVAFGSGHFNLAQGIVGTATGIGASLSTALGGYVSDKFGNATAFFGLASIAATGLLLILFVMPETRRAGMTAAKEMAG from the coding sequence GTGCTCTTGTCGAGGAAGCCTCATCATGAGAAGCGCGAAGGACGCGTTGAACAGGACAACGTCGCCGTGCCCGTCCTTGCGGGCATTCCAGCGCCCTCCCGCCGCAGCCTGCGCGGCCTCGATTGGTTCATTTTCTTCCTCGCCGACGTGCAGACCGGCTTTGGCCCCTTCATCGCGGTCTATCTGACGACGCAGAAATGGACGCAGGTCGAGATCGGCTTCGTGTTGTCGATCGGCGGCATCGTCGCGCTGATCGGCCAGATGCCGGGCGGCGCCATCATTGACGCCGCGAAATCGGAGCGGCTGGTCGCGGCGCTCGCGATCGCGACCATCGGCTGCTGTGCGCTCGCCTACGCGGCGATGCCGCTCTTCCCCGTCGTGGTGACGGCGGCTACGCTGCATGCGGCGGCGAGCTGCGTGCTGGGCCCGGCGATTGCCGCGATCAGCCTGGGCCTCGTCGGCCCGCTCGCGATCGGCGAGCGGCTGGGCCGCAACGCCCGCTTTGCCTCGCTCGGCAACGGCGTCGCCGCCGCGGTGATGGGCACGGCCGGATATCTTTTGTCGAGCCGCTCGGTGTTCCTGGTCACCTTCCTGCTCGCGATCCCGACCCTGATCGCGCTGTCGCGGATCCGGGAGGAGGAAGTCGACATCGCGCGCTGCCACGGCGAGATGCCGCGCGAGGCGCCTGAGCCCGGCGACACCAATATCTGGCATCTGGTCCGGCAGCGACCGCTCATCGTCTTTGCGCTCAGCGTGTTGTTGCTGCAACTTGCCAACGCCTCGATGATGCCGCTGATGGCAAGCGCGGTGACGGCGCGATCGAGCCAGTGGGCGACGGTGCTGGTGGCCGCCTGCATCATCGTCCCACAGGCGATCGTGGCGCTGTTGTCGCCTTCGGTCGGGCGTCAGGCCCAGATCTGGGGCCGGCGGCCGCTGCTCTTGATCGGGTTCGGTGCCCTGACGATCCGCGGTCTGCTGTTTGCGACCGTGCGCGATCCGTATCTGCTGGTCGCGGTGCAGGTGTTCGACGGCTTCACGGCCGCGGTGTTCGCCGTGATGATTCCGCTGATCGTGGCCGATGTCGCCTTCGGCAGCGGGCATTTCAACCTGGCGCAGGGCATTGTCGGCACCGCGACCGGCATCGGTGCGTCCCTGAGCACCGCGCTTGGCGGCTATGTCAGCGACAAGTTTGGCAATGCCACGGCTTTCTTCGGCCTGGCAAGCATCGCCGCGACGGGGCTGTTGCTGATTCTCTTCGTGATGCCGGAGACCCGGCGCGCGGGCATGACCGCTGCAAAAGAAATGGCCGGCTGA
- a CDS encoding PRC-barrel domain-containing protein produces MRTAGWTVLSVAIVAGLTVAISRAAEELPAPTNEANAPPTVQAPASVVPVTPKDAAPPPSVTIIGASDAHGVLGRDVRSAADEDMGHIVDVIVDLNGHVRAAVIDFGGFLGVGSRKIVVDWNALRFGKITNKKDSITLELTKAQVAAAPEYKEDTPMVVLGASGSLQPLQAIQ; encoded by the coding sequence ATGCGTACCGCCGGATGGACAGTTCTGAGCGTGGCGATCGTTGCGGGATTGACGGTTGCCATATCGCGTGCCGCGGAGGAGCTGCCCGCGCCGACGAACGAGGCGAACGCGCCGCCGACGGTGCAAGCGCCGGCTTCGGTCGTGCCGGTGACGCCGAAGGATGCCGCACCGCCGCCATCGGTGACCATCATCGGCGCCAGCGACGCCCACGGCGTGCTCGGCCGCGACGTGCGCAGCGCCGCGGACGAGGACATGGGCCACATCGTCGACGTCATCGTCGATCTCAACGGCCATGTGCGCGCCGCCGTGATCGATTTCGGCGGCTTCCTCGGCGTCGGCAGCCGCAAGATCGTGGTGGACTGGAACGCGCTTCGTTTCGGCAAGATCACCAACAAGAAGGACAGTATCACGCTGGAATTGACCAAGGCGCAGGTCGCGGCCGCGCCGGAATACAAGGAAGACACGCCGATGGTCGTGTTAGGTGCGTCCGGCAGTCTCCAACCGTTGCAAGCCATCCAGTGA
- a CDS encoding amylo-alpha-1,6-glucosidase, whose translation MAAEAVTKIISVSQTVEAVAEQPFYIPMTGPAARPRRSLKHDDTFIVLDSHGDIGASAGGPDGLFNHDTRYLARLELVLDDLQPLLLGSNLRDDNSGLTVDLTNPDIYRQGRIVLQKDLLHIVRTIFLWRGTAYQRIGLQNHGEQRAGFELTLLFDNDFADLFEVRGERRPRRGTGTSRLLGPTDVLFEYRGLDDAERTTGLHFDPRPTRLSVNAATWQLELDPHEAKSLFVAVSCNRPVAEKPARFFRGLLAHRREMRRSAIGAANIETSNNIFNEVLCQAMADLNMLMTETPQGRYPYAGIPWYSTTFGRDGLITALQMLWVDPRVAKGVLRRLAHFQAKAVDPLADAAPGKILHEMRGGEMAALREVPFSQYYGSVDSTALFVLLAGRYFERTGDEQTLVELWPAIEAGLAWIDGPGDPDQDGFVEYQRATEKGLANQGWKDSYDAIFHADGKLAEGNIALAEVQGYVYMAKQLAARCAVKLGKADLASKLETEARALAERFEQAFWCEELGTYAVALDGQKRRCEVRTSNAGQVLFSGMIRQDRARLVAADLMRPHFFSGWGIRTVARGEVRYNPMSYHDGSIWPHDNALIALGLAHYGLKHSVAHVFKGLFDAATYMDLRRLPELFCGFRREKRRGPTLYPVACAPQAWASATPFTLLEAALGIEFDVERCEIRLRNPHLPAFLNEVILRDLRLSESSVDLRISRHGHDVALEVLRTRGRIQVSIVLAH comes from the coding sequence ATGGCAGCCGAAGCCGTCACCAAGATCATTTCGGTATCGCAGACGGTAGAGGCCGTCGCAGAGCAGCCGTTCTACATTCCCATGACGGGACCCGCCGCGCGGCCCCGTCGTTCGCTCAAGCACGACGATACTTTCATCGTGCTGGACAGCCATGGCGACATCGGCGCCTCGGCCGGTGGTCCGGATGGCCTGTTCAACCACGACACGCGCTATCTGGCGCGGCTGGAGCTCGTGCTCGACGATCTCCAGCCGTTGTTGCTCGGCTCGAACCTGCGCGACGACAATTCGGGCCTGACGGTCGATCTCACCAACCCTGATATCTACCGGCAGGGCCGCATCGTGCTGCAAAAGGACCTGCTGCACATCGTGCGCACGATCTTCCTGTGGCGCGGCACCGCCTATCAGCGCATCGGGTTGCAGAACCACGGCGAGCAGCGTGCCGGCTTCGAGCTGACGCTGCTGTTCGACAATGATTTTGCCGATCTGTTCGAGGTCCGCGGCGAGCGGCGGCCGCGCCGCGGGACCGGCACCAGCAGGCTGCTCGGGCCGACCGACGTGCTGTTCGAATATCGCGGTCTCGACGACGCCGAACGCACCACCGGCCTGCACTTCGATCCGCGTCCGACGCGGCTCTCGGTCAATGCCGCGACCTGGCAACTCGAGCTGGATCCGCACGAGGCCAAATCGCTGTTCGTGGCCGTGTCCTGCAACCGGCCGGTCGCGGAGAAGCCGGCAAGGTTCTTCAGGGGATTGCTGGCGCATCGCCGCGAGATGCGGCGATCGGCGATCGGCGCTGCGAACATCGAGACCTCCAACAACATCTTCAACGAGGTGCTGTGCCAGGCCATGGCCGACCTCAACATGCTGATGACGGAGACGCCGCAGGGGCGTTATCCCTATGCCGGGATCCCCTGGTACTCGACGACGTTCGGCCGCGACGGCCTGATCACGGCGCTCCAGATGCTGTGGGTCGATCCGCGGGTGGCGAAGGGCGTGCTGCGACGGCTTGCGCATTTCCAGGCCAAGGCCGTCGATCCCCTCGCCGATGCCGCGCCGGGAAAGATCCTGCACGAGATGCGCGGCGGCGAGATGGCGGCGCTGCGCGAGGTGCCGTTCTCGCAATATTACGGCAGCGTGGATTCGACCGCCTTGTTCGTCCTGCTGGCGGGGCGCTATTTCGAGCGCACCGGCGACGAGCAGACGCTGGTCGAGCTGTGGCCTGCGATCGAGGCGGGGCTCGCCTGGATCGACGGACCCGGCGACCCCGACCAGGACGGCTTCGTCGAATACCAGCGCGCGACCGAAAAGGGACTCGCCAACCAGGGCTGGAAGGACTCTTACGACGCCATCTTCCACGCCGACGGCAAGCTCGCGGAAGGCAATATCGCGCTCGCCGAGGTGCAGGGCTATGTCTATATGGCCAAGCAGCTCGCCGCGCGATGCGCGGTGAAGCTGGGCAAGGCCGATCTCGCCAGCAAGCTCGAGACGGAGGCCAGGGCGCTTGCCGAACGCTTCGAACAGGCATTCTGGTGCGAGGAACTTGGCACCTATGCCGTCGCGCTCGACGGTCAGAAGAGGCGCTGCGAGGTTCGCACCTCGAATGCCGGGCAGGTGCTGTTCAGCGGCATGATTCGCCAGGACCGCGCCCGTCTCGTGGCCGCCGATCTGATGCGGCCGCACTTCTTCTCGGGCTGGGGCATCCGCACCGTCGCGCGCGGTGAGGTGCGCTACAATCCGATGTCGTATCACGACGGTTCGATCTGGCCGCACGACAACGCGCTGATCGCGCTCGGCCTCGCGCATTACGGGCTCAAGCACTCGGTCGCGCATGTGTTCAAGGGCCTGTTCGACGCCGCGACCTACATGGATCTGCGCCGGCTGCCGGAATTGTTCTGCGGTTTTCGCCGTGAGAAGCGGCGCGGCCCGACGCTCTATCCGGTCGCCTGTGCCCCGCAGGCCTGGGCCAGCGCGACGCCGTTCACGCTTCTGGAGGCGGCGCTCGGCATCGAGTTCGACGTCGAGCGCTGCGAGATTCGCCTGCGCAATCCGCATCTGCCGGCGTTCCTGAACGAGGTCATCCTGCGCGATCTGCGCCTAAGCGAGTCCAGCGTCGATCTGCGCATCAGCCGCCACGGTCACGACGTGGCGCTGGAGGTGCTGCGCACGCGGGGCCGGATCCAGGTGTCGATCGTGCTGGCGCATTAG
- a CDS encoding ABC transporter ATP-binding protein → MDHLSGYARRPFAFVLRYLRRRLTSHLVILTAVVAAVACSVGTQYGVKSLVDSLSAGTSHGGSVWLAFILLMSLIAADNFLWRIASWTASFTFVRVTGDLRRDIFRHLTGHAPSYFSDRMPGMLTSRITATSNAVFTVENMFVWNVLPPCIATVAAIMLIGTVSPYMAAGLIVIAGGMVIAMFRLAAAGKPLHDDFADKAAVVDGEMIDVISNMPLVRAFCGIGHEHERFDATVNRELTARGRSLRYLEKLRLTHAGVTVILTVALMGWAITLWEQGEATTGDVVLVCTLGLSILNATRDLAVALVDVTQHVARLTEAIATLLVPHELRDHPEAEPLVKSGAAIAYNNVTFGYPGGEKIFERFSLRLQPGQRVGLVGQSGGGKSTLFTLLQRFYDVDEGSVTIDGQDISMVTQQSLREAISVVPQDISLFHRSIRENIRYGRPNATDDEVLRAAIAARCDFIDSLPEGLDTMVGDRGVKMSGGQRQRIAIARAFLKDAPILLLDEATAALDSESEEAIREALSRLMRGRTVIAIAHRLATLRNFDRVVVLKNGKIIEDGAPDRLMQGHGPYRELVTQEMSRLAKFAA, encoded by the coding sequence ATGGATCATCTTTCTGGATACGCGCGCAGGCCATTTGCCTTTGTCTTGCGCTACCTGCGGCGCAGGCTGACGTCGCATCTGGTGATCCTGACCGCTGTCGTGGCAGCCGTTGCCTGCTCGGTAGGCACGCAGTACGGCGTTAAATCCCTTGTCGACAGTCTGTCGGCGGGAACCTCGCATGGCGGCAGCGTATGGCTGGCATTCATTCTGCTCATGTCACTGATCGCAGCCGACAATTTCCTGTGGCGGATCGCGAGCTGGACCGCGAGCTTCACCTTCGTTCGTGTCACGGGCGATTTACGCCGCGACATATTTCGTCATCTGACCGGGCATGCGCCGAGCTACTTCTCGGATCGCATGCCGGGCATGCTGACAAGTCGTATCACGGCGACCTCGAACGCGGTGTTCACCGTCGAGAACATGTTCGTCTGGAACGTATTGCCGCCCTGCATCGCCACAGTTGCGGCGATCATGCTGATCGGAACCGTGAGCCCCTACATGGCGGCGGGCCTGATCGTGATCGCCGGCGGGATGGTGATTGCGATGTTTCGACTGGCCGCCGCCGGCAAGCCGCTGCATGACGATTTTGCCGATAAGGCCGCCGTCGTCGACGGCGAGATGATCGACGTCATCAGCAACATGCCGCTGGTCCGTGCCTTCTGCGGTATCGGCCACGAGCACGAGCGGTTCGACGCGACGGTGAACCGGGAGCTCACCGCACGGGGGCGCAGCCTGCGCTATCTGGAGAAACTGCGGCTTACTCACGCCGGCGTGACCGTGATTCTGACCGTGGCGCTGATGGGCTGGGCGATCACGCTGTGGGAGCAGGGCGAGGCGACCACCGGTGACGTCGTGCTGGTCTGCACGCTCGGCCTGTCCATTCTCAATGCGACGCGAGACCTTGCGGTCGCGCTGGTCGACGTCACCCAGCACGTCGCGCGCCTGACCGAGGCGATCGCCACGCTGCTGGTGCCGCATGAATTGCGCGATCACCCTGAGGCCGAACCGCTGGTCAAGAGCGGCGCAGCGATCGCCTATAACAACGTCACCTTCGGCTATCCCGGCGGCGAAAAGATCTTCGAGCGCTTCAGCCTGCGCTTGCAGCCCGGCCAGCGCGTCGGCCTGGTCGGCCAGTCCGGCGGCGGCAAGTCGACCCTGTTCACGCTGCTGCAGCGCTTCTACGACGTCGACGAGGGCAGCGTGACGATCGACGGCCAGGACATTTCCATGGTGACGCAGCAGAGCCTGCGCGAGGCGATCTCCGTCGTGCCGCAGGACATATCCCTGTTCCATCGCTCGATCAGAGAGAACATCCGCTACGGCCGGCCGAACGCCACCGACGACGAGGTGCTGCGCGCGGCGATCGCGGCGCGCTGCGATTTCATCGACAGCCTGCCGGAAGGGCTCGACACCATGGTCGGCGACCGCGGCGTGAAGATGTCGGGCGGCCAGCGCCAGCGCATCGCGATCGCGCGTGCCTTCCTCAAGGATGCGCCGATCCTGCTGCTCGACGAGGCGACCGCCGCGCTCGACAGCGAATCCGAGGAGGCGATCCGAGAGGCCTTGAGCCGGCTGATGCGCGGCCGTACTGTGATCGCGATCGCGCATCGCCTGGCGACGCTGCGCAATTTCGACCGCGTGGTCGTGCTCAAGAACGGCAAGATCATCGAGGATGGCGCGCCTGATCGGCTGATGCAGGGCCACGGTCCGTATCGTGAGCTGGTGACGCAGGAAATGAGCCGGCTCGCGAAGTTCGCCGCGTAG